A stretch of Bacillus pseudomycoides DNA encodes these proteins:
- a CDS encoding alpha/beta fold hydrolase, translating into MKRLKFYIISCIVLVVLVICNIVEKPTAKVEEVKNTVATKLNTNEKMAEIDGQTIYFKQIGEGKPPLLMLHGFGGSSDGFRDIYPELAKDHTIIAVDILGFGRSSKPLDFQYTFPNQANLYYKLMKKLGYDKFSLLGHSMGGEISLNLTYLYPEAVTHLILADSTGIESFQQKEGFERPKLSADINTVSTITDYDKNEVKNRRDDKEHYRELTKMRERRIAMDANEIKLPTLIIWGKHDKSVSWKNGEQYHQLFKNSTFHIIEKGYHAPFRQEPEEFMGYVKEFFEKYAVSSDE; encoded by the coding sequence TTGAAACGGTTAAAGTTCTATATAATTAGTTGTATTGTTCTTGTCGTATTAGTGATTTGTAATATCGTTGAGAAACCAACAGCAAAAGTGGAAGAAGTAAAAAATACTGTTGCAACAAAATTGAACACAAATGAAAAGATGGCAGAAATTGATGGGCAAACGATATATTTTAAACAGATTGGTGAAGGGAAACCGCCGCTTCTTATGCTTCATGGCTTTGGAGGGTCTTCTGATGGATTTCGTGATATTTATCCAGAATTAGCGAAAGATCATACGATTATTGCGGTTGATATTTTAGGGTTTGGCCGTTCTTCTAAGCCGTTGGATTTTCAGTATACATTTCCGAACCAAGCAAATTTATATTATAAGTTAATGAAAAAACTAGGCTATGATAAGTTTTCGCTGCTCGGTCATTCCATGGGGGGAGAGATTTCTCTTAATTTAACGTATTTATATCCTGAGGCGGTTACGCACCTTATTTTAGCGGACTCAACAGGGATTGAATCTTTCCAGCAAAAAGAAGGCTTCGAAAGGCCAAAGCTGTCAGCTGATATAAATACTGTATCTACTATTACGGATTATGATAAAAATGAAGTGAAAAATAGAAGAGATGATAAAGAACATTATCGTGAACTGACGAAAATGAGAGAACGCCGCATTGCGATGGATGCGAATGAAATTAAGCTGCCGACTTTAATTATATGGGGCAAGCATGATAAAAGTGTTTCTTGGAAAAATGGTGAACAGTATCATCAGTTATTTAAAAATAGTACATTCCATATTATTGAAAAAGGATATCACGCTCCGTTTCGTCAAGAGCCGGAAGAATTTATGGGGTATGTAAAAGAGTTTTTTGAAAAGTATGCTGTATCTAGCGATGAATAG
- a CDS encoding permease prefix domain 1-containing protein, with protein MKEFENYIECIVKKTNLDKSAREELALELLDHLISLKEEYVKQGMSIEQAKRMAIQHFGEPDSIGGELRKSLFPYERVIKWAAWAFFIPYLSLLVWYLCYGKSGGSHLWSLGVIEHFSRTHDVIWLLRSFFDITPFHTVHLYMTQPQIYTPNLWMLHTYGQSILFIPFGLLVPVLFYRIRTLKAAFSFFIKVTLFTSTLSVVALVSNFDIDEIIFRMMGALIGFVGWRVLRTLKLKKFPELSNTNYVK; from the coding sequence ATGAAAGAGTTTGAAAATTACATAGAATGTATTGTAAAAAAGACTAATCTCGATAAGTCAGCCCGTGAAGAACTAGCTTTAGAATTACTTGATCATCTCATTAGTTTAAAAGAAGAGTATGTTAAACAAGGGATGTCTATAGAGCAGGCAAAACGAATGGCGATACAACATTTTGGAGAGCCAGATTCCATTGGAGGGGAGCTTCGCAAATCCCTTTTTCCATATGAAAGAGTTATAAAATGGGCTGCATGGGCGTTTTTTATACCTTATTTATCGTTACTTGTTTGGTATTTGTGTTATGGAAAAAGTGGTGGAAGCCATTTATGGTCTCTTGGGGTTATTGAGCACTTTTCAAGAACACATGATGTGATATGGTTACTTCGCAGCTTTTTTGATATTACGCCCTTCCATACCGTTCATCTGTATATGACTCAACCTCAGATTTATACACCCAACCTATGGATGTTACATACATATGGACAAAGTATATTATTCATACCATTTGGACTATTAGTTCCAGTTTTATTTTATAGAATTCGCACCTTAAAGGCTGCCTTTTCATTCTTTATCAAAGTGACCCTGTTTACTTCAACATTGTCAGTCGTTGCATTGGTAAGTAATTTCGATATCGATGAAATTATTTTCCGTATGATGGGTGCATTAATTGGATTCGTCGGATGGAGAGTATTAAGAACGCTGAAGTTGAAGAAATTCCCCGAATTATCTAATACGAACTATGTGAAGTGA
- a CDS encoding helix-turn-helix domain-containing protein, whose translation MKNLFSIGEVAKIKDITIKALRYYHKMGILIPRYIDETTGYRYYSIDQFIHIDIIKSCRELRTSIVELQEIFKDCDTDQLLQFLQLKRYEAEESIKKMQEVIKTIDSLNMKVETSKDILNSDEISIQFFEPRYVIVAPCKEVGSLQELLYYSDLEKIIQDKEGKMSMERGIIYNFNSEGDAEPKYVFSRFQGNSNIEAEQNIKILPKGKYVTLSYSKENEEERRNKIIKYVKENNLKVKSFIEVELFNDFFNTESYSCQIQMFIENNESVDG comes from the coding sequence GTGAAAAACTTATTTTCTATTGGGGAAGTTGCGAAAATAAAGGACATCACAATAAAAGCGTTACGATATTATCACAAAATGGGAATTCTTATTCCAAGATATATTGATGAAACAACAGGTTATAGGTATTATTCTATAGATCAATTTATTCATATAGATATTATAAAAAGCTGTAGAGAGTTAAGAACGAGTATAGTAGAGCTTCAAGAGATTTTTAAGGACTGTGATACTGATCAATTACTACAATTTTTACAATTAAAAAGATATGAAGCAGAAGAAAGCATAAAGAAAATGCAAGAAGTAATCAAAACCATTGATAGCTTAAATATGAAGGTAGAGACTTCTAAAGATATATTAAATAGTGATGAGATATCTATTCAGTTCTTTGAACCGCGCTATGTAATTGTAGCACCATGTAAAGAAGTGGGAAGTTTACAAGAGCTACTTTACTATTCAGACTTAGAGAAAATCATTCAAGATAAAGAGGGGAAAATGTCAATGGAAAGAGGAATCATATATAACTTTAATTCAGAGGGGGATGCAGAACCAAAATATGTTTTTAGTAGATTTCAAGGGAATTCTAATATAGAAGCTGAACAAAATATAAAAATATTACCAAAGGGAAAGTATGTAACGTTATCTTATAGTAAAGAGAATGAAGAGGAACGTCGAAATAAAATCATTAAATATGTAAAAGAAAATAATTTAAAAGTTAAAAGTTTCATTGAAGTGGAGTTATTTAACGATTTCTTTAATACAGAATCTTATAGCTGTCAAATTCAAATGTTTATAGAAAATAATGAGTCAGTTGACGGTTAG
- the yhaM gene encoding 3'-5' exoribonuclease YhaM → MKKKIAEYEVGEQVDIFLLIKTATKGIASNGKPFLTVILQDQTGDIEAKLWDVSPEVEKQYVAETIVKVAGDIQNYKGRIQLRVKQIRVANANEVTDISDFVEKAPVKKEDMVEKITQYIFEMRNSNIQRLTRHLLNKHQNEFLDYPAATKNHHEFVSGLAYHVVSMLDLAKAIATLYPSLDKDLLYAGVILHDLGKVIELSGPISTTYTLEGNLLGHISIMVNEIGKAADELKIEGEEVLILQHIVLSHHGKAEWGSPKPPLVKEAEILHYIDNLDAKMNMMDRALGRTKPGEYTERVFALDNRSFYKPTFHN, encoded by the coding sequence ATGAAAAAGAAAATTGCAGAATATGAAGTTGGTGAACAAGTCGATATCTTCTTGTTAATTAAGACAGCGACAAAAGGTATCGCGAGTAATGGGAAGCCATTTTTAACAGTAATCTTACAAGACCAAACTGGAGATATTGAAGCGAAGCTATGGGATGTATCACCAGAAGTTGAGAAACAATATGTAGCAGAAACGATTGTTAAGGTAGCTGGAGATATTCAAAACTATAAAGGGCGCATTCAACTTCGTGTGAAGCAAATTCGCGTTGCAAATGCGAATGAAGTGACAGATATCTCAGACTTTGTAGAAAAAGCACCAGTGAAAAAAGAAGATATGGTAGAAAAGATTACACAGTACATATTTGAAATGAGAAACTCAAACATTCAGCGTCTCACAAGACACTTATTGAATAAACATCAAAATGAATTTTTAGATTATCCAGCAGCAACGAAAAATCACCATGAGTTTGTATCAGGGCTTGCTTATCACGTTGTATCGATGCTTGATTTAGCGAAAGCCATTGCTACGCTATACCCATCTTTAGATAAAGATTTACTGTATGCAGGTGTTATTTTGCATGACCTTGGTAAAGTAATTGAATTGTCTGGTCCAATTTCCACAACGTATACATTAGAAGGAAATCTACTTGGCCACATTTCCATCATGGTAAACGAAATTGGAAAAGCAGCAGATGAACTGAAAATTGAAGGAGAAGAAGTATTAATTCTTCAGCACATCGTTTTATCTCATCACGGGAAAGCAGAATGGGGTAGTCCAAAACCACCATTAGTGAAAGAAGCAGAAATTCTGCATTACATCGATAATTTAGATGCGAAGATGAACATGATGGATCGTGCTCTTGGACGCACGAAACCAGGTGAATACACAGAGCGTGTCTTTGCGCTTGATAATCGTTCGTTTTATAAACCTACTTTTCATAACTAA
- a CDS encoding YhzD family protein, translated as MGVYVLTVFEKDGSKVLDESFEVATEAEAKSKGTSILQEKGLYEKTHRCTSSAGKLVLFQR; from the coding sequence ATGGGAGTATACGTTCTAACAGTCTTTGAAAAAGATGGTTCAAAAGTGCTTGACGAATCATTCGAGGTAGCGACAGAAGCAGAAGCGAAGTCAAAAGGAACATCCATTTTACAAGAAAAAGGCTTGTATGAAAAAACACATCGCTGCACATCTTCCGCAGGAAAACTCGTTTTATTCCAGCGCTAA
- a CDS encoding SDR family oxidoreductase: MRLKGKVAIVTGAASGMGKAIAEGYAKEGAKVVVSDVNLEGAQHVVQGIKAAGAEAIAVQTNVASDEDLQRLFNETKQAYGKLDILVNNAGIMDGMEPVGEISDERWEKVFSVNTVAVMKTMRIAVNLFLEQGHGTIVNNISAGGLYGARAGAAYTASKHAVVGLTKNTAFMYANKNIRCNGIAPGAVMTNIASTMTHLSEFGASRQALGMAINPRAGQPEEVAQLAIFLGSDEASFVNGQVIAVDGGWTSY, translated from the coding sequence ATGAGATTAAAAGGAAAAGTAGCAATTGTCACTGGTGCTGCATCAGGCATGGGGAAAGCAATCGCAGAAGGTTATGCAAAAGAGGGCGCAAAGGTCGTTGTATCAGACGTAAACTTAGAAGGGGCTCAACATGTAGTACAGGGAATTAAGGCTGCAGGTGCAGAGGCCATTGCTGTTCAAACAAACGTTGCTTCCGATGAAGATTTACAACGTCTTTTCAATGAAACAAAACAAGCTTATGGGAAATTAGATATTCTTGTTAATAATGCAGGCATCATGGACGGAATGGAGCCTGTTGGTGAAATTTCAGACGAACGCTGGGAGAAGGTTTTCTCTGTTAATACAGTAGCTGTAATGAAAACAATGCGTATTGCAGTGAATCTATTCTTAGAACAAGGACATGGTACGATCGTTAATAATATTTCTGCAGGCGGATTATACGGTGCACGTGCTGGTGCGGCTTACACAGCATCTAAACACGCAGTCGTTGGCCTAACAAAAAACACTGCCTTTATGTATGCGAACAAAAACATCCGTTGTAACGGTATCGCTCCAGGAGCAGTCATGACAAATATTGCTTCTACAATGACTCATTTGAGCGAATTTGGTGCAAGCCGCCAAGCATTAGGTATGGCAATTAATCCACGTGCCGGACAACCAGAAGAAGTTGCACAACTGGCTATCTTCTTAGGCTCAGACGAGGCTAGTTTCGTAAACGGACAAGTTATTGCTGTAGACGGCGGCTGGACTTCTTATTAA
- a CDS encoding DNA repair exonuclease, with the protein MKQVKFIHAADLHLDSPFKGMEMNVPSSVWERMKQSTFQSFERIIDKAIQERVDFMLLAGDLYDAETRSLRAQVFVREQMKRLSQYEIPVYIIHGNHDHLGGSWAAIEFPSNVHVFTEPYVEAKPFYKDGELLASIYGFSYLQQAVTDNMTAQYEKMSDAPFHIGMLHGSVEGDAEHNRYAPFQIRELKGKGFDYWALGHIHKREILAEEPYIVYPGNIQGRHRKETGEKGAYLVEISEQGTECSFFRTANVVWGEVEIHIDELETVDNLMTACTEALNERRKEEEGTLLTVVFTGQGPLASYLRDEKRVEEIFHILAAGEERRDFVYVMKWKNETISFAETERLKEENHFVGSVLKELESFTNMDAVLRTIWTSPVARNVIESFSEEEKAEIQKEAENIILEQLFQQERDKK; encoded by the coding sequence GTGAAACAAGTAAAGTTTATACATGCGGCAGATTTGCATTTGGATAGTCCGTTTAAAGGAATGGAAATGAATGTGCCGTCATCTGTTTGGGAAAGAATGAAGCAAAGTACGTTTCAGTCGTTTGAGCGTATTATCGATAAAGCAATTCAAGAGCGCGTTGATTTCATGCTGCTTGCAGGAGATTTATATGATGCGGAAACGAGAAGTCTTAGGGCGCAAGTGTTTGTGAGAGAGCAGATGAAGCGCCTTTCGCAGTATGAGATTCCTGTTTATATTATTCATGGTAACCATGATCATTTAGGGGGAAGCTGGGCGGCGATTGAGTTCCCTAGTAATGTTCATGTGTTTACAGAGCCGTATGTCGAAGCAAAGCCATTTTATAAAGACGGTGAACTGCTTGCATCTATTTATGGATTTAGTTACCTTCAGCAAGCTGTGACGGATAATATGACGGCGCAGTATGAAAAAATGAGCGATGCGCCTTTTCATATTGGGATGCTTCACGGAAGTGTAGAAGGCGATGCGGAACATAATCGCTATGCGCCGTTTCAAATTCGTGAGCTGAAGGGAAAAGGGTTTGATTATTGGGCTCTTGGTCATATACATAAGCGCGAGATTTTAGCAGAAGAGCCGTATATCGTTTATCCAGGTAATATACAAGGGCGCCACCGGAAGGAAACGGGAGAGAAGGGGGCGTATCTTGTTGAGATATCTGAGCAGGGAACGGAGTGTTCCTTTTTCCGTACGGCGAATGTAGTTTGGGGAGAAGTGGAAATTCATATTGATGAGCTAGAAACAGTTGATAATCTTATGACAGCTTGCACGGAAGCACTGAATGAGCGTCGTAAGGAAGAGGAAGGAACTCTTTTGACAGTCGTGTTTACTGGGCAGGGACCACTCGCTTCTTATTTACGTGATGAAAAACGTGTGGAAGAGATTTTTCATATTTTAGCGGCGGGAGAAGAGCGTAGAGATTTTGTATATGTGATGAAGTGGAAGAATGAGACGATTTCATTTGCGGAAACGGAGCGGTTAAAAGAGGAAAATCATTTTGTCGGTAGTGTACTGAAAGAACTAGAATCATTTACGAATATGGATGCGGTGCTCAGAACGATTTGGACATCTCCGGTTGCGCGTAATGTCATCGAGTCTTTTTCAGAAGAGGAGAAAGCAGAGATTCAAAAGGAAGCAGAAAATATTATATTAGAGCAATTATTCCAGCAAGAGAGGGATAAAAAATGA
- a CDS encoding AAA family ATPase: protein MRIEKLHIYGYGKLENVEMDLSLLTVLYGENEAGKSTIRSFMKSILFGFPTRGQRRYEPKEGGKYGGALTVMTEQYGRLKIERLPKTAAGEVTVYFEDGKTAGEEVLQTVLSGMNENLFDSVFSFDMHGLQNIHHIGEAEIGNYLFSASAVGSDALLQLDKKLEKEMEQRFKPNGRKPEINAMLQEIKKLQEKLGAWQGKISTYEKVMEQLKESEGRLAYIRNEKEMAEKRKQDYEVLATLQPLVIEKRAYEKTLEEQKNPFPVRGVERFETIKAKLEPLGVQLDSIQKRMEMVQSELDGVEVQEELLQKDSYVEELLMQHMSYENARQEMRDITVSIGNMKEEIEELEQQIGATFEKESVLSFDTSLAAKEMITQTVQKVRALETRKEQLDERFKVVQEQLEEQEENVRHIRKQMLADEERKKLVEKEKSFQGTSFIGTSSQYEERMKSAQEKKKRWQKVCFLLLAINTVILLTSVLLDNRALLFTSVIVFVLIVLALVLYKDNASDGLQEELLSLRQSAGGRQNEEALSIRYQLEKDEEMRKLFERESYRLQQIERTYDKVVSAYEEWERDTFQVGEQVDTYSARYSFPSFYTYAHILPAFERVEKMQQLYREIGKLAERKGILYEMISQFEHKLENVMENTDYDHLHMIRDRIQKEKEKGQKKEQLLGKLTDWKEEREVLQHQVKQLILERDALWEVAGTTDEETFLEAGKRIEKREEAEKQVERLSPQIDMLEKRLTSLSLVEHYQVEGYEENLNQEVLHIQDFLSQEKKLTERIAEYRVEIANLEEGSTYGDLLHEWEMKKSHVREQVKKWAAYATAKTVLTKTKQYYHEVQLPRILQKAEEYFVYLTGEKYSKIFSPSESEPFIVERSDGIRFYSHELSQATAEQLYLSLRFALARTFEHDYPFIIDDSFVHFDAIRTERTIQLIKEIAKERQVIVFTCHAHLLSFFLEKQIIKLTREHKENKV, encoded by the coding sequence ATGAGAATTGAAAAACTCCATATTTACGGCTATGGGAAATTAGAAAATGTGGAAATGGATCTTTCATTGCTGACGGTGTTGTACGGTGAAAATGAAGCAGGGAAATCAACGATTCGTTCGTTTATGAAGAGTATTTTATTCGGTTTTCCAACGAGAGGGCAAAGACGCTATGAGCCGAAAGAAGGCGGGAAGTATGGCGGTGCGCTGACGGTTATGACAGAGCAGTATGGGAGACTCAAAATCGAGCGTCTTCCGAAAACGGCTGCTGGAGAAGTAACAGTTTACTTTGAAGATGGAAAAACAGCTGGTGAAGAAGTGTTACAGACTGTGCTGAGCGGAATGAATGAGAATCTGTTTGATTCTGTTTTTTCGTTTGATATGCACGGCCTGCAAAACATTCATCATATTGGAGAAGCTGAAATCGGAAATTATTTATTTTCGGCAAGTGCGGTTGGAAGTGACGCTCTTCTGCAGTTAGATAAAAAGTTAGAAAAAGAAATGGAGCAGCGTTTTAAGCCAAATGGCCGTAAGCCCGAGATCAATGCGATGCTGCAAGAAATAAAGAAGCTTCAGGAAAAGCTTGGGGCGTGGCAAGGGAAGATTAGTACGTATGAAAAGGTAATGGAACAGTTAAAAGAAAGTGAAGGGCGCCTTGCCTATATTCGGAATGAAAAAGAGATGGCAGAAAAGCGGAAGCAAGATTATGAAGTATTGGCCACGTTGCAACCTCTTGTCATTGAAAAGCGTGCATATGAAAAAACGCTAGAAGAGCAGAAGAATCCGTTTCCGGTTCGAGGGGTGGAACGTTTCGAAACAATCAAAGCAAAGCTTGAGCCACTCGGCGTGCAACTCGATTCAATCCAAAAAAGGATGGAAATGGTGCAATCAGAACTAGATGGGGTAGAAGTCCAAGAAGAGCTTCTGCAAAAAGATAGTTATGTAGAAGAGCTTCTTATGCAGCATATGTCATATGAAAATGCACGTCAAGAAATGCGTGATATTACAGTAAGTATTGGAAATATGAAAGAAGAGATAGAAGAGCTTGAGCAGCAAATTGGTGCTACTTTTGAGAAAGAAAGTGTGCTTTCATTTGATACAAGCCTTGCAGCGAAAGAAATGATAACGCAAACGGTGCAAAAGGTGAGAGCATTAGAGACGCGGAAAGAGCAGCTAGATGAGCGCTTTAAAGTAGTGCAAGAGCAACTAGAAGAACAGGAAGAGAATGTAAGGCACATCCGAAAGCAAATGTTAGCGGATGAAGAGAGGAAGAAACTGGTAGAAAAGGAAAAATCGTTTCAAGGTACCAGTTTTATCGGTACTAGTAGTCAATATGAAGAAAGAATGAAAAGTGCGCAGGAAAAGAAAAAGCGCTGGCAGAAAGTTTGTTTCCTTTTGTTAGCTATTAATACAGTAATTTTGCTGACAAGTGTATTGTTAGATAACCGCGCATTGTTATTTACGAGTGTTATTGTTTTTGTTCTTATTGTACTTGCACTTGTTTTATATAAAGATAATGCTTCTGATGGTTTACAAGAGGAACTGCTTTCGCTAAGACAAAGTGCAGGAGGAAGGCAAAATGAAGAGGCACTATCCATTCGTTATCAATTAGAAAAAGATGAAGAAATGCGCAAATTATTTGAGCGTGAGTCTTATAGGTTACAACAAATTGAAAGAACGTATGATAAGGTGGTTTCTGCATATGAAGAGTGGGAGCGGGATACGTTTCAGGTGGGAGAGCAAGTTGATACATATAGTGCGCGTTATTCTTTCCCGAGTTTTTATACATATGCACATATATTGCCGGCATTTGAACGCGTGGAAAAGATGCAACAGTTATACCGCGAAATCGGAAAGTTGGCGGAGCGAAAAGGAATATTATATGAAATGATTTCGCAGTTTGAACATAAACTAGAGAATGTTATGGAAAATACAGACTATGATCATCTTCATATGATTCGTGATCGTATTCAAAAGGAAAAAGAAAAAGGGCAAAAGAAGGAGCAACTTTTAGGAAAGCTTACTGATTGGAAAGAAGAACGAGAAGTACTGCAGCATCAAGTAAAGCAACTCATACTAGAAAGAGATGCGCTATGGGAAGTGGCGGGAACTACTGATGAAGAAACGTTTTTAGAAGCTGGTAAAAGGATAGAAAAGCGTGAAGAGGCAGAGAAGCAAGTTGAGAGATTATCACCTCAAATTGATATGCTAGAAAAGCGTTTAACGAGCTTATCATTAGTGGAACACTATCAAGTGGAAGGTTATGAAGAAAACTTAAATCAAGAAGTGCTTCATATACAAGACTTCCTTTCACAAGAGAAGAAATTGACTGAGCGTATTGCGGAGTACCGCGTAGAGATTGCGAATTTAGAAGAAGGCAGTACGTATGGTGATTTATTACATGAATGGGAAATGAAAAAATCGCATGTACGTGAGCAAGTGAAAAAGTGGGCCGCATATGCGACTGCTAAAACGGTGTTAACAAAAACGAAGCAATATTATCATGAAGTGCAGTTGCCGCGTATTTTACAAAAGGCTGAGGAGTATTTTGTATACTTAACAGGCGAGAAATATAGTAAGATTTTTTCTCCATCAGAAAGTGAACCGTTTATTGTAGAGCGAAGTGATGGTATTCGTTTTTACAGTCATGAACTTAGTCAAGCGACAGCGGAACAACTCTACTTATCATTGCGCTTTGCGCTGGCGCGGACGTTTGAACATGATTATCCATTTATTATTGATGATAGCTTTGTGCATTTTGATGCAATAAGAACAGAACGAACAATCCAGTTAATAAAAGAAATTGCGAAGGAAAGACAAGTGATTGTCTTTACATGTCATGCCCATCTATTATCTTTCTTTCTAGAAAAACAGATTATAAAATTAACACGTGAGCATAAAGAAAATAAGGTATAA
- a CDS encoding bacteriocin immunity protein, translated as MFKKITKEELISLVRKLVECEGTEEEIDEMIEVVERNVPHPEVSDLLYWNDEELTPEQIVDIALAYKPIQL; from the coding sequence ATGTTTAAAAAAATAACAAAAGAAGAACTGATAAGTCTAGTAAGAAAATTAGTAGAATGTGAAGGAACTGAAGAAGAGATTGATGAAATGATAGAAGTTGTAGAAAGAAATGTTCCACATCCAGAAGTAAGTGATTTACTATATTGGAATGATGAAGAACTTACTCCAGAACAAATAGTAGATATAGCACTAGCATATAAACCAATACAGCTTTAA
- a CDS encoding EndoU domain-containing protein: MPVMIKSILMELLKSPSSFFPKHWDRAQVLEAIHEAYNNKRRMSGKLYSGRTSTGMEIRFVLINGKIISAFPKQDI; encoded by the coding sequence ATGCCGGTGATGATAAAATCGATATTGATGGAGTTATTAAAGTCACCATCCTCCTTTTTTCCAAAACATTGGGATAGAGCACAAGTACTAGAAGCAATTCATGAAGCTTACAACAATAAAAGACGCATGAGTGGTAAATTGTATTCAGGTAGAACATCAACAGGAATGGAAATTAGGTTTGTTCTTATTAATGGTAAAATTATTTCCGCTTTTCCAAAGCAAGATATATAA
- a CDS encoding TetR/AcrR family transcriptional regulator: MRTDMRIVKTKEALHNALLELLNEKNLEVISISEICRKAKINRGTFYLHYKQVEDLFEEYFKEITADLVRSYQEPYRHVSVLKTSKLDPSTIRIFHHIEKYKSFYRIVFSKKVPLMYYYLLFEEIKRLLLQDQEAFLKEGVNHSLYCSYQANAIIGIIIEWYQNDFSYSTSYLNDQLVQFLNMRVDE, from the coding sequence ATGCGTACAGATATGCGGATTGTGAAAACAAAAGAGGCGTTACATAATGCATTGTTAGAATTACTAAATGAAAAAAATCTAGAAGTCATCTCAATCTCGGAAATTTGCAGAAAGGCAAAAATAAATCGTGGTACCTTTTACTTGCATTATAAACAAGTAGAAGATTTATTCGAGGAATATTTTAAAGAAATTACAGCGGATTTGGTCCGTTCTTATCAAGAGCCTTATCGCCACGTATCAGTATTGAAAACGAGTAAATTAGACCCGTCTACCATTCGAATTTTTCATCATATCGAAAAATATAAGTCATTCTACAGAATTGTTTTTTCCAAAAAGGTTCCATTAATGTACTATTATTTATTGTTTGAGGAAATAAAGCGTTTGTTACTTCAAGATCAAGAGGCTTTTCTTAAAGAAGGGGTTAATCATTCACTCTATTGTTCCTACCAAGCGAATGCGATTATTGGGATCATTATTGAATGGTATCAAAATGATTTTTCTTATAGTACAAGTTATTTAAATGATCAACTTGTGCAATTCTTAAATATGAGAGTAGACGAATAG
- a CDS encoding helix-turn-helix transcriptional regulator — translation MDKEMMKGSIDILVLSIISHHDTYGYEIIQKLKEQSNDVYHMSQGTLYPALKRMEQKNLIESYWGESETGMKRKFYCITEAGKQELEKKLDYWEQITALIQACRKGEFA, via the coding sequence ATGGACAAAGAGATGATGAAAGGAAGCATCGATATACTTGTACTCTCTATAATTTCTCATCATGATACTTACGGTTATGAAATCATTCAAAAACTTAAAGAACAAAGCAATGACGTTTACCATATGAGTCAAGGTACACTATATCCAGCACTCAAACGAATGGAACAAAAGAATTTGATTGAATCATACTGGGGAGAATCAGAAACGGGAATGAAAAGGAAATTTTACTGTATTACTGAGGCTGGAAAGCAGGAACTAGAGAAGAAGCTGGATTATTGGGAACAAATCACTGCACTTATTCAAGCTTGCAGGAAAGGAGAATTCGCATGA
- a CDS encoding YflJ family protein — protein sequence MYFGSKGWYVKELKKLGIRTYEGKKLESYRTHVLASLLERVQRESA from the coding sequence ATGTATTTCGGTAGTAAAGGTTGGTATGTAAAAGAATTAAAAAAATTAGGTATCCGTACTTATGAAGGTAAAAAACTAGAATCATATCGTACGCATGTGTTGGCTAGTTTGCTTGAGAGAGTGCAGAGAGAGTCAGCTTAA
- a CDS encoding Phr family secreted Rap phosphatase inhibitor — protein sequence MKKISGLATFVAITGILTVGLNTFTPSSHYLNRGDTGGAPARPEYVNIGDTAPADNRGDGGGAPSNSHADLPAPKEI from the coding sequence ATGAAAAAAATCAGTGGATTAGCAACTTTTGTGGCGATAACTGGTATTTTGACGGTTGGTTTGAACACCTTTACTCCATCAAGTCATTATTTGAACCGTGGTGATACAGGGGGAGCACCTGCAAGACCTGAATATGTTAATATTGGTGATACAGCACCTGCTGATAATAGAGGAGATGGCGGCGGAGCACCTTCTAATAGTCACGCAGATTTACCAGCACCAAAAGAAATTTAA